One stretch of Rosistilla oblonga DNA includes these proteins:
- a CDS encoding GTP cyclohydrolase, FolE2/MptA family, with protein sequence MPKARLPQAKGWCDRCDGGDEPLSIHSRRVVRGGSRLVHDVFGTARGTVYTGKPDAHHRRPCLLSRNYLKTTRVLANVQSYDNPYFVEDSVRDLAMSLKSDPRISWFRCGSENFESLHQHNASAQIEMRTYRRRGCASSSSETAVDDSIRGQRRNAPDIKSMCRPKVSHTTVRLTLRRHIQSLDWTPVRPFVLARLLRRPKRVTVCEMVCEHGFGILESYLTFHTCQRRN encoded by the coding sequence ATGCCCAAGGCGCGATTGCCTCAAGCAAAGGGCTGGTGCGATCGTTGTGACGGAGGTGACGAGCCCCTATCAATCCATTCCCGTCGCGTTGTTCGTGGCGGCTCTCGCCTCGTCCACGACGTTTTCGGGACAGCACGGGGGACAGTCTACACCGGGAAGCCCGATGCTCACCATCGACGCCCCTGCCTGCTGAGCAGAAATTACCTGAAAACAACGCGAGTCCTTGCCAACGTACAGTCCTACGACAATCCCTATTTCGTCGAGGACTCGGTCCGCGATCTCGCGATGAGTCTAAAATCGGATCCGAGAATTTCTTGGTTCCGTTGCGGATCGGAGAACTTTGAGTCGCTCCACCAGCACAACGCATCTGCACAGATCGAGATGCGAACCTATCGGAGGCGAGGTTGCGCGTCTTCATCTTCCGAGACAGCAGTGGATGATTCTATAAGAGGGCAGCGTAGAAACGCACCGGACATCAAATCCATGTGTCGACCGAAAGTTTCTCACACGACCGTCCGGTTGACGCTGCGGCGACACATCCAGTCCCTGGATTGGACGCCGGTGCGGCCATTCGTACTGGCACGACTACTTCGTCGCCCCAAGCGCGTTACCGTTTGCGAAATGGTGTGTGAGCACGGCTTTGGTATATTGGAGTCCTACCTCACTTTCCATACGTGCCAACGAAGGAATTGA
- a CDS encoding endonuclease/exonuclease/phosphatase family protein, which yields MKQFIKYLVLAAMALSPVSASYSSEPLRLRVLSYNIHHGAGVDSKLDLQRIADVILSVKPDVVALQEVDKNVKRSGDVDQPAELARLTKMNVVFGANIDLQGGHYGNAILSRFPIIRHENHRLPNIDGGEQRGMIEAEIALPKSNQPLLLLATHLDHRPDESERLASAAFINKRLAGKPQHPALLAGDMNARPDSETLRRLQANWTSSNQTPMATYPVTQPTIQIDYILHSPAKRWKVIEFKVLDEAVASDHRAIFAILELQTDDE from the coding sequence ATGAAACAGTTTATCAAATATCTCGTGTTGGCAGCGATGGCGCTGTCGCCTGTGTCCGCAAGTTACTCCTCCGAACCGTTGCGTCTGCGAGTGCTCAGCTACAACATCCATCACGGCGCGGGCGTCGACAGCAAGTTGGACCTGCAGCGGATCGCCGACGTGATCCTGTCGGTCAAGCCGGATGTGGTAGCGCTACAAGAAGTCGATAAGAACGTGAAACGATCAGGCGACGTGGATCAGCCTGCGGAACTGGCTCGGCTGACCAAAATGAATGTCGTCTTCGGCGCCAACATCGACCTGCAAGGAGGCCACTACGGCAACGCGATCCTTTCGCGATTCCCTATCATCCGACACGAGAACCATCGGTTACCAAACATCGACGGCGGCGAGCAGCGTGGAATGATCGAGGCGGAGATCGCGCTGCCGAAATCGAATCAGCCGCTGCTTCTGCTGGCAACTCACTTGGATCATCGCCCGGACGAAAGCGAACGCCTCGCTTCGGCGGCATTCATCAACAAACGGCTTGCAGGCAAGCCTCAACATCCCGCTTTGTTAGCGGGTGATATGAATGCCCGCCCCGACAGTGAAACGCTGCGACGGTTGCAGGCGAATTGGACGTCTTCCAATCAAACGCCGATGGCAACCTATCCGGTGACGCAGCCGACGATTCAGATCGACTATATCTTGCACAGCCCCGCCAAACGCTGGAAAGTCATCGAGTTCAAAGTCCTTGATGAAGCAGTCGCATCGGACCATCGCGCGATCTTCGCCATATTGGAACTTCAGACGGACGATGAATAG
- a CDS encoding DUF1559 domain-containing protein: MPTLPPRQTTPAKTLGFTLVELLVVIAIIGVLVGLLLPAVQSAREAARRMQCKNNVKQIALGMSMHEHTFGHYPYSRTGSLWRILSFVEQESLANVFNDAKHPNYNDPASSEYRWGYNARIGTAWSNKADLDVAASTRLSVFECPSATGSRAVEDSGVALGISDYTTPRVPALRPVGHPLYYQSGEPQMQFSTAMTPASGSRNYNPLNKGGKARDITDGLSNTMMYYECVGSPELFVRGTVAAPTGGANLAWAGRGDGVKMRAYASDNLTADTSNTARGISSSGDPTVPDNATDCSAGAAWEAAIDTCGSFRVMNHTNKSQPYSFHPGIVNVGLCDGSARSISETIDIGVFLNLMLRNDGQVLGEY, encoded by the coding sequence ATGCCTACCCTGCCCCCCCGCCAAACTACCCCCGCCAAAACCCTCGGTTTCACTCTCGTCGAACTTTTGGTGGTCATCGCCATCATCGGTGTTTTAGTTGGGCTGTTGCTTCCCGCCGTCCAATCCGCCCGCGAAGCGGCTCGCCGCATGCAGTGCAAGAACAACGTCAAGCAGATTGCCTTGGGGATGTCGATGCACGAGCACACCTTCGGGCACTACCCCTATTCGCGAACCGGATCGCTGTGGCGGATCCTCAGCTTCGTTGAACAGGAATCGTTGGCAAACGTTTTCAACGATGCCAAGCACCCCAACTACAACGATCCGGCCTCCAGCGAATACCGTTGGGGTTACAACGCCCGAATCGGAACCGCTTGGAGCAATAAGGCGGATTTAGATGTCGCGGCGTCAACCCGTTTGTCAGTGTTTGAGTGTCCGAGTGCCACCGGATCACGAGCCGTTGAAGACAGCGGAGTCGCGTTGGGTATTTCCGATTACACCACTCCCCGAGTCCCCGCTTTGCGTCCAGTCGGACACCCGCTTTATTACCAGAGCGGCGAACCTCAAATGCAATTCAGCACCGCGATGACGCCTGCGTCGGGATCGCGAAATTACAATCCGTTAAACAAGGGTGGCAAAGCTCGCGACATCACCGACGGCTTGAGCAACACGATGATGTACTACGAGTGTGTCGGTTCGCCCGAATTGTTTGTTCGCGGGACGGTCGCCGCTCCCACCGGCGGAGCCAATCTCGCTTGGGCAGGCCGTGGAGACGGCGTGAAGATGCGTGCCTATGCTTCGGATAACTTGACGGCCGACACATCGAATACCGCCCGTGGGATCTCCTCATCGGGTGACCCAACGGTTCCCGACAACGCCACCGACTGTTCCGCTGGCGCCGCTTGGGAAGCGGCCATCGATACCTGTGGCAGCTTTCGCGTCATGAACCACACCAACAAGAGCCAGCCCTACAGCTTCCACCCGGGAATTGTGAATGTCGGCTTGTGCGACGGCTCCGCGCGATCGATCAGCGAAACCATCGACATCGGTGTCTTCCTGAACCTGATGCTCCGCAACGACGGCCAAGTGCTGGGCGAATATTAA
- a CDS encoding fructosamine kinase family protein — translation MDPSIEAAVCRLMSERRGEVVAIRDCRSLSGGSISQAWLVDLLPDGQIVAKINAAHFQTAFELEFQGLDELRAVGAIRVPEPLAVEKVGNRAILVSEAIGRGTPSPDFFKRFGQQLASLHRLSQREPDHRFGYRCDNYLGSARQPNGWCDDWPTFVAKHRLGFQIDWARQQSSGSRDLFPLVQSVIKRLPAMLAEASEPPVLLHGDLWSGNYLCDSDGQPVILDPAVYYGHREAELGMLLWMGNCPNEFYEAYNKCWPLRSGWRERAEVYTLYHQLNHLNLFGAGYLSCCEATARRLLR, via the coding sequence CTGGACCCATCCATTGAAGCAGCGGTCTGTCGGCTGATGTCAGAGCGTCGCGGCGAAGTCGTCGCGATCCGCGACTGCCGGTCTTTATCAGGAGGAAGCATCAGCCAAGCCTGGCTTGTCGATCTGTTGCCCGATGGCCAAATCGTCGCCAAGATCAATGCCGCCCATTTCCAAACAGCGTTCGAACTCGAATTCCAAGGACTCGATGAACTCCGCGCCGTCGGCGCGATTCGTGTTCCCGAGCCGCTGGCGGTTGAAAAGGTTGGCAATCGAGCGATCTTGGTTTCCGAGGCGATTGGCCGCGGCACACCCTCTCCCGATTTCTTCAAGCGTTTTGGACAGCAGCTGGCCAGCCTGCACCGCTTATCCCAACGCGAACCGGACCATCGGTTCGGATACCGCTGCGACAACTATTTGGGCTCCGCACGGCAGCCCAACGGTTGGTGCGACGACTGGCCGACCTTCGTCGCCAAACATCGGTTGGGGTTCCAAATCGATTGGGCTCGGCAGCAATCGAGCGGAAGCCGCGATTTGTTTCCATTGGTCCAGAGTGTCATCAAACGTTTGCCAGCGATGCTGGCGGAGGCGAGCGAGCCGCCCGTGCTCCTGCATGGTGACCTTTGGAGCGGCAATTATCTTTGCGATTCCGACGGGCAGCCGGTGATCTTGGATCCAGCGGTCTACTACGGACATCGCGAAGCGGAGTTGGGCATGCTGTTATGGATGGGCAATTGTCCCAACGAATTCTATGAAGCGTACAACAAATGCTGGCCGCTTCGATCAGGCTGGCGCGAGCGGGCCGAAGTCTACACGCTGTATCATCAACTGAACCACCTGAATTTGTTTGGTGCCGGCTATTTGTCCTGTTGTGAGGCAACGGCTCGTCGATTGCTTCGCTAG